The Bernardetia litoralis DSM 6794 genome includes a window with the following:
- a CDS encoding PaaI family thioesterase, with the protein MNPILAMMKSQEGKKMGAMNPPLSAWLDGRLISASEGELEMEYQVREEMTNPVAILHGGVHAAIMDDLIGMSCFSLALPQVYLSINLTVDFLGQAKVGDKIIAKTILVRKGKTIINFSAEIHHAETGKLISRATSNLVNSGMQSAWAKEEE; encoded by the coding sequence ATGAATCCAATATTAGCGATGATGAAGTCGCAAGAAGGAAAAAAAATGGGAGCTATGAATCCACCTTTATCTGCATGGCTAGATGGAAGGCTCATTTCTGCCAGCGAAGGTGAACTAGAAATGGAATATCAAGTTCGTGAAGAAATGACAAATCCAGTTGCTATCTTGCATGGTGGAGTTCATGCTGCGATTATGGATGACCTTATCGGAATGTCTTGTTTTTCGCTTGCGCTTCCACAAGTTTATTTATCAATTAATTTGACAGTTGATTTTTTAGGGCAAGCAAAAGTAGGTGATAAAATAATTGCAAAAACTATTTTGGTCAGAAAAGGAAAAACAATTATAAACTTTTCAGCCGAAATTCATCATGCCGAAACAGGAAAACTTATCAGTCGTGCTACTTCAAATTTAGTCAATTCAGGAATGCAATCGGCTTGGGCGAAGGAAGAGGAATAA
- a CDS encoding C25 family cysteine peptidase, producing the protein MNKHIYSFLFVVGILFSFLNQSKAQLYFPPADFSQYMDWVDYDKVYYKVIVNEDGIYRLNFQELIDAGIPLSMNPRRLQMYYHGKEIPIRVEGEVDGRLDSLDYVEFYGKQRDSEHDKLLYPDPTQRPTQDISLFGENSVYFLTYTLSPSETGLRMQTFYEANTQNLTPEPFHIQYQTQNYSFDYVLGPLYPLSFLSYQGRGALVSDYESGEGLSGAVLRRGQGAVQGLARMSVIDYVADSVQNSEFGFGVMGLSNLSHKVRFYYREGDLNTDFFLEEKEFKNYEIARVSKIIPDSLGIIRDGGIGFYMEDMNQPAGFGVLSYTGGYLKYPQATKMNGEEAKRFYLKTNLLGKSYLEIQNPTPFSRFFDITNPQNVIEIEADSLSDKSVMIVPNTEQNRTIYATSIIKNVNYIGKTVFKPITTLNADYIILTAKNLREGYGEYPDVAQTYANYRASEQGGGYTPLIVEVEQLYNIFSYGEITPLSIRRFANYMLTNGNPQFLFLLGKSIGITTPDPNSNNILPYGYPGSDNMLTAGLINNSLDPALATARLSAQTPKEVIDYLNKVKEHETIEGDQSWRKRMLHLSGGYSPSEHASFKRYVQGFEDIAVGNYLGAEVKTISKQTTDFVEFIDISKEVNEGLSFITFFGHSGVSFTDIEVGLVSNSSLDYNNKGHYPMMIMNGCETGEIYGRAVSFGEDWLITPDKGAILFLAHSKLGFSGQLRLYTQTFYEEAFTKKENLNLPIGLVMQKMLRTYMTRNGNQNEIARAAAQQVILQGDPAVRLIPIDKPDYMIDNTRVSLVPAENETLLNANSDRIRVKIAARNLGIMDVENRRINVRVKRTFPDGTTDFYSVKDYPSIASEDTLYYEIFVGEVEKEKSIGLNKFEVYLDYLEEITESDETNNYASFEYFMQRGTMITLAPKEYSIVNTTTATLIAQNNNPFTDVRGYEYELDTTHLFNSSAKKTIVLQDYITTEWNVNLPVLRDSTVYFWRVRYAEPQGDDNQEWATSSFIYINNSPAGWSQSHVAQFEKAEFEGITYTDATRKWEFQPYNLNFEIQTAGTSSSEAGNHYVKMDGVELVDRDCSGLIGIAIDDRTGTIYNPFPNNACGASLVATEVSSSVAGLTNYFNSIRDGSYVVMMSTTAVSTANAGGLSILGLSNAQLTELTALPTGSTFVIVGRKGAAQGTAQVVNFKTRTDVINENFTISGTSDKGIVTSSLIGPAVDWGNMFRSVRENTNDNWKIDVIGENFLGSQTTISENITQDNFVLSQINANEYPYLRLRATLSDSIDKTPPQLDRWQVIYREVPEGILLYDTLSYRQNSNLQVSAGDSVDIRFRFRNISGNDFVSPLIVRYTIRNATTGVTTESYDTLSPLDRNEELLFDAKFYSLEYFGDNLLTVFMNPRIQGEQIYENNILQANFTVIPDNVNPVLDVAFDGIKIMDGDIISPSPLISIQLRDENKFLLREDTVGINMYLSQCDSCERVRLNYDGQNVQYFASQDNDFRLEYRPEKLADGKYTLSVDAKDVSGNQAGAEEYKVNFEVINESTLTHFYPYPNPFSTKMHFVFTLTGAEVPDDIRIQIMTITGKIVRTITKDELGAIRIGDNVSDFTWDGTDEYGDKLANGVYLYKVDIRDNQLNFEHKETAKDNLFKKNIGKIYIMR; encoded by the coding sequence ATGAACAAACATATATATTCTTTTTTATTTGTAGTGGGAATATTATTTTCCTTCTTAAATCAATCAAAGGCACAACTTTATTTTCCTCCTGCTGATTTTAGTCAGTATATGGATTGGGTAGATTATGATAAGGTATATTACAAAGTTATTGTCAATGAAGATGGTATTTATAGATTAAATTTTCAAGAGTTGATAGATGCAGGCATTCCTCTTTCTATGAATCCACGCCGTCTTCAAATGTATTATCATGGAAAAGAAATCCCAATTCGTGTAGAGGGTGAGGTAGATGGACGTTTGGATTCATTGGATTATGTAGAGTTTTATGGAAAACAAAGAGATAGCGAACACGATAAATTACTCTATCCAGACCCAACTCAAAGACCTACGCAAGATATATCATTATTTGGTGAAAATTCTGTTTATTTTCTTACTTATACATTATCTCCTTCTGAAACAGGTTTGCGTATGCAGACTTTTTATGAAGCAAATACACAAAATCTAACTCCCGAGCCATTTCATATTCAATATCAAACTCAAAACTATAGCTTTGATTATGTTTTAGGACCTTTATACCCACTTAGTTTTCTTTCTTATCAAGGTAGAGGAGCTTTAGTTAGTGATTATGAAAGTGGTGAAGGATTATCTGGAGCTGTACTTCGAAGAGGGCAAGGAGCTGTACAAGGATTAGCTAGAATGTCAGTCATTGATTATGTAGCTGATTCAGTGCAAAATTCTGAATTTGGATTTGGAGTAATGGGGCTCTCAAATTTAAGTCATAAAGTTCGGTTTTACTATAGAGAAGGAGATTTAAATACAGATTTTTTTTTAGAAGAAAAAGAATTTAAAAATTATGAAATTGCAAGAGTTAGTAAAATCATTCCTGATTCATTAGGTATTATTAGAGATGGTGGAATAGGTTTTTACATGGAAGATATGAATCAACCAGCAGGTTTTGGAGTATTGAGCTATACAGGTGGTTATTTGAAATACCCTCAAGCTACAAAAATGAATGGAGAAGAAGCAAAGCGATTTTATCTTAAAACAAATTTGTTAGGTAAATCTTACTTAGAAATACAAAACCCTACACCTTTTAGCCGATTTTTTGATATTACTAATCCTCAAAATGTAATAGAAATAGAGGCTGATAGTTTGAGTGATAAAAGTGTTATGATTGTTCCCAATACAGAACAAAACCGTACTATTTATGCTACTTCTATCATTAAAAATGTTAATTATATTGGAAAAACAGTTTTCAAACCAATTACTACATTAAATGCAGATTATATTATTCTGACAGCAAAAAATCTAAGAGAGGGATATGGGGAATATCCTGATGTTGCACAAACTTATGCAAACTATCGTGCTAGTGAACAAGGAGGAGGTTATACACCTTTAATCGTAGAAGTAGAACAACTCTATAATATATTTTCGTATGGAGAAATAACACCACTTTCTATTCGTCGTTTTGCTAATTATATGCTTACTAATGGAAATCCTCAATTTTTATTTTTATTAGGAAAAAGTATAGGTATTACTACTCCAGACCCTAATAGTAATAATATTTTGCCTTATGGATATCCAGGTTCTGATAATATGCTGACTGCAGGATTAATAAATAATAGTTTAGATCCAGCTCTTGCAACAGCACGACTTTCAGCCCAAACTCCTAAAGAAGTAATTGATTATCTTAATAAAGTAAAAGAACACGAAACCATTGAAGGTGATCAAAGCTGGCGTAAACGTATGTTACATCTAAGTGGAGGATATTCTCCTTCTGAGCATGCTAGTTTTAAGCGTTATGTACAAGGATTTGAAGATATAGCAGTAGGAAACTATTTGGGTGCAGAAGTAAAAACAATTTCTAAACAAACCACTGATTTTGTAGAATTTATTGATATTTCAAAAGAGGTGAATGAAGGGCTTTCTTTTATTACTTTTTTTGGACATTCGGGGGTTAGTTTTACAGATATAGAAGTGGGGCTTGTTAGTAATTCTAGTCTTGATTATAATAATAAAGGACATTACCCAATGATGATTATGAATGGCTGTGAAACAGGAGAAATTTATGGTAGAGCTGTTTCATTTGGTGAAGATTGGTTAATCACACCAGATAAAGGAGCTATTCTTTTTCTTGCTCATAGCAAACTTGGTTTTAGTGGGCAGTTGCGTCTCTATACTCAAACTTTTTATGAAGAAGCATTTACCAAAAAAGAAAATTTAAATCTTCCGATAGGGCTAGTAATGCAAAAAATGCTTCGTACTTATATGACAAGAAATGGAAATCAAAATGAAATAGCTAGAGCTGCTGCACAGCAAGTTATTTTACAAGGAGATCCTGCTGTACGTCTTATTCCGATTGATAAGCCAGATTATATGATTGATAATACTCGTGTTAGTTTAGTGCCTGCTGAAAATGAAACTCTATTAAATGCAAATAGTGATAGAATTAGAGTTAAAATTGCTGCTCGTAATTTAGGAATCATGGATGTAGAAAATCGTAGAATAAATGTACGAGTAAAAAGAACATTTCCTGATGGAACAACAGATTTTTATTCTGTAAAAGATTATCCTTCTATTGCAAGTGAAGACACTCTGTATTATGAAATATTTGTTGGAGAAGTAGAAAAAGAAAAATCTATTGGACTTAATAAATTTGAAGTGTATTTGGATTATCTAGAAGAAATTACAGAATCTGATGAAACAAATAATTATGCTTCTTTTGAATATTTTATGCAACGGGGTACAATGATTACACTTGCTCCTAAAGAATATAGTATCGTAAATACAACAACAGCAACTCTTATTGCTCAAAATAATAATCCATTTACTGATGTAAGAGGCTATGAATATGAATTAGATACAACACATTTATTTAATAGTTCTGCCAAAAAAACAATAGTATTACAGGATTATATCACAACAGAATGGAATGTAAATCTACCTGTTTTGAGAGATAGTACAGTATATTTTTGGCGTGTTCGTTATGCTGAACCTCAAGGAGATGATAACCAAGAATGGGCTACGTCTTCATTTATTTATATTAATAATAGTCCTGCTGGATGGTCACAAAGTCATGTTGCTCAATTTGAAAAAGCTGAGTTTGAAGGAATAACTTATACTGATGCTACTCGTAAATGGGAATTTCAACCCTATAACCTAAATTTTGAAATACAAACAGCAGGAACAAGTTCTTCAGAAGCGGGAAATCATTATGTGAAAATGGATGGAGTTGAACTAGTAGATAGAGATTGTTCAGGATTAATTGGAATAGCAATAGATGATCGTACAGGAACTATTTATAACCCATTTCCAAATAATGCTTGTGGAGCTTCACTGGTTGCGACAGAGGTATCTTCTTCAGTTGCTGGTCTTACCAATTATTTTAATAGCATAAGAGATGGAAGTTATGTTGTTATGATGAGTACAACAGCAGTATCAACTGCAAATGCAGGTGGACTATCAATTTTAGGACTTTCTAATGCACAGCTCACCGAACTTACAGCTTTGCCTACTGGTTCTACATTTGTAATAGTAGGGAGAAAAGGTGCAGCACAAGGAACTGCCCAAGTCGTAAATTTCAAAACTCGTACAGATGTAATCAATGAAAACTTTACCATTTCAGGAACTTCTGACAAAGGAATCGTAACTTCTTCTCTTATTGGACCTGCTGTTGATTGGGGAAATATGTTTAGAAGTGTACGTGAAAATACAAATGACAATTGGAAAATAGATGTGATAGGTGAAAACTTTTTAGGTTCTCAAACTACAATTTCTGAAAACATAACACAAGATAATTTTGTACTTTCTCAAATTAATGCAAATGAATATCCATATTTGAGATTGCGTGCAACTCTTAGTGATTCAATTGATAAAACACCACCTCAACTAGACCGTTGGCAAGTGATTTATAGAGAAGTTCCTGAAGGAATTTTGTTGTATGATACACTTTCTTATCGTCAAAATTCAAACCTTCAAGTTTCGGCTGGTGATTCAGTAGATATTCGTTTCCGTTTTCGTAATATCTCAGGAAATGATTTTGTAAGTCCTTTGATTGTTCGTTATACAATTAGGAATGCTACAACAGGAGTTACAACTGAATCTTATGATACATTGAGTCCTTTAGACAGAAACGAAGAACTTTTGTTTGATGCAAAATTTTATTCTTTAGAGTATTTTGGGGATAATTTATTGACTGTCTTTATGAATCCAAGAATACAAGGCGAACAGATTTATGAAAATAATATTTTACAAGCCAATTTTACTGTAATACCAGACAATGTAAATCCTGTTTTAGATGTTGCCTTTGACGGAATTAAAATTATGGACGGAGATATTATTTCGCCATCGCCTCTTATTTCAATTCAATTGCGAGATGAAAACAAATTTTTGCTTAGAGAAGATACTGTTGGAATAAATATGTATTTAAGCCAATGTGATAGTTGTGAACGTGTAAGGCTAAATTATGATGGACAAAATGTACAATATTTTGCTTCACAAGATAATGACTTCCGTTTAGAGTATCGTCCAGAAAAATTAGCTGATGGAAAATATACGCTTTCCGTGGATGCTAAAGATGTTAGTGGAAATCAAGCTGGTGCAGAAGAGTATAAAGTTAATTTTGAAGTAATAAATGAATCAACATTGACCCATTTCTATCCTTATCCAAATCCATTTTCTACCAAAATGCACTTTGTATTTACACTGACTGGTGCAGAAGTTCCTGATGATATTCGTATTCAGATTATGACAATTACAGGAAAGATAGTCAGAACAATTACAAAAG
- a CDS encoding MBOAT family O-acyltransferase, giving the protein MLFNSIDFAIFLPIVFVVYWFITNKNLKLQNFLIVASSYFFYGWWDWRFLFLIFLSSLVDYLVGRGFSKIENQTKRKLLLATSIIFNLGLLIFFKYYNFFIDNFVTAFTFLGNPIKINTLDIILPVGISFYTFQTLSYSIDVYRRKLKPTNDFIAFLAFVSFFPQLVAGPIERATHLLPQFYTKRIFDYNNAVLGVRQILWGLFKKIVIADNCAEYANLIFNNSTDYVGLALVLGALFFTFQIYGDFSGYSDIAIGTSRLLGFDLMRNFNFPYFSRDIAEFWRRWHISLSTWFRDYLYIPLGGSRGSIWLKIRNTFIIFIVSGFWHGANWTFIVWGALNAIYFLPLLLTKNNRANLDIVAKGKYLPTIKEFFAMLMTFALTVFAWIFFRAETITHALQYIRDIFKYFSSFWSLHIYWNYRIPIILILLFLIIEWIGREDEFAISNFGLKWKRVFRWIFYLLICLSILLLGSVDKTEFIYFAF; this is encoded by the coding sequence ATGCTCTTTAATTCTATTGATTTTGCAATTTTTTTACCCATAGTTTTTGTTGTTTATTGGTTTATTACAAATAAAAATTTAAAACTGCAAAATTTTTTAATTGTTGCATCAAGTTATTTTTTTTATGGCTGGTGGGATTGGCGATTTTTATTTTTAATATTTCTCAGTAGTTTAGTTGACTATTTAGTTGGGCGTGGGTTTTCGAAAATAGAAAATCAAACAAAACGAAAATTATTACTTGCAACAAGCATTATTTTTAATCTTGGTTTGCTTATTTTTTTTAAATATTATAATTTTTTTATTGATAATTTTGTAACAGCATTTACCTTCTTAGGGAATCCTATAAAAATCAATACTTTAGATATTATTTTACCTGTTGGGATTAGTTTTTATACATTTCAGACATTGAGCTATTCTATAGATGTTTATAGACGAAAATTAAAACCAACAAATGATTTTATTGCCTTTCTTGCCTTTGTGAGTTTTTTTCCTCAATTAGTTGCAGGTCCTATTGAAAGAGCTACACATTTGCTGCCTCAGTTTTATACTAAACGGATATTCGATTATAATAATGCTGTTTTAGGGGTACGTCAAATTCTGTGGGGTTTATTTAAAAAAATTGTTATAGCAGATAACTGTGCTGAATATGCGAACTTGATATTCAATAATTCTACAGATTATGTAGGTCTGGCATTGGTATTAGGAGCTTTATTTTTTACATTTCAAATTTATGGTGATTTTTCGGGTTATTCTGATATAGCTATCGGAACTTCACGCCTTTTAGGTTTTGACTTGATGAGGAATTTTAATTTTCCTTATTTTTCTCGTGATATTGCTGAGTTTTGGAGGCGTTGGCATATCTCACTTTCTACATGGTTTAGGGATTATTTATATATTCCATTAGGAGGAAGCCGAGGAAGTATTTGGCTTAAAATTCGTAATACGTTTATCATCTTTATTGTAAGTGGTTTTTGGCATGGAGCAAATTGGACTTTTATTGTTTGGGGTGCATTAAATGCTATTTATTTCTTACCTCTTTTATTGACTAAAAATAACCGTGCAAATTTAGATATTGTGGCAAAAGGTAAATATTTGCCTACAATTAAAGAGTTTTTTGCGATGTTGATGACCTTTGCATTAACTGTTTTTGCTTGGATTTTTTTTAGAGCTGAAACGATTACTCACGCATTACAATACATTAGAGATATTTTTAAATACTTTAGTTCTTTTTGGTCTTTGCATATATACTGGAATTATAGAATACCTATTATACTAATACTATTATTTTTAATAATTGAGTGGATTGGTAGAGAAGACGAATTTGCAATTTCTAATTTTGGTTTAAAGTGGAAACGAGTATTTCGTTGGATTTTTTATTTACTTATATGTTTATCAATCTTACTTTTAGGTAGTGTTGATAAAACAGAATTTATCTATTTTGCATTTTAA
- a CDS encoding helix-turn-helix domain-containing protein has product MDFKLSIEERFILEESQSTSSKTLYVKITVLLGLDQGLSPSFLSNLLNISLASVYNYCSLYLEKGLDFYLDNRYLGFWGKLDSFQLACLDEELRTTLYKNSSDIAYWIYENFQIEYCSAGLVSLLHRLGFSYKKTKLIPAKANKAAQIDFVEDIESLLERLGEKELLFFVMLFIHNIILEVIMLGFQREKKQNLKV; this is encoded by the coding sequence ATGGATTTTAAATTATCAATTGAGGAGCGATTTATTTTGGAAGAAAGTCAAAGTACTTCCAGTAAGACTCTGTATGTTAAAATTACAGTTCTTTTAGGTTTAGACCAAGGTTTAAGCCCTTCTTTTTTGAGTAATTTATTGAATATCAGTTTAGCAAGTGTATATAATTACTGTTCTCTTTATTTAGAAAAAGGCTTGGATTTTTATTTAGACAACCGTTATTTAGGTTTTTGGGGTAAATTAGATAGTTTTCAACTTGCTTGTTTAGATGAAGAACTTCGTACTACCTTGTACAAAAATAGTTCAGATATAGCCTACTGGATTTATGAAAATTTTCAAATTGAATATTGTTCAGCAGGTTTAGTTAGTTTACTTCATCGCTTGGGTTTTTCTTACAAAAAGACAAAACTTATTCCAGCCAAAGCTAATAAAGCTGCTCAAATTGACTTTGTAGAGGATATTGAGAGCCTTTTAGAGCGTTTAGGTGAAAAAGAACTTTTGTTTTTTGTGATGCTGTTCATCCACAATATAATACTAGAAGTAATTATGCTTGGATTCCAAAGGGAAAAGAAGCAGAACTTAAAAGTGTAA
- a CDS encoding IS630 family transposase, producing MPKGKEAELKSVSGRQRVNINGVVNIEEPSEIVVYESKMVNTETTIELFTKLLNTYPESENIYIVCDNASYYKSKAMKYWLETTRIELIYLPPYSPNLNPMERVWKLMRKEIIDYNYYEDFNQFRANVLSFFEYIADYKDKLETLITCRFHTPISKTNFYISIQCSLILLILQFFYP from the coding sequence ATTCCAAAGGGAAAAGAAGCAGAACTTAAAAGTGTAAGTGGTAGGCAAAGAGTCAATATAAATGGCGTAGTAAATATAGAAGAACCCTCAGAAATAGTAGTTTATGAAAGTAAAATGGTAAATACAGAAACTACTATTGAGCTATTTACAAAGCTACTCAATACCTATCCAGAGAGTGAAAATATATATATTGTTTGTGACAATGCTTCCTATTACAAAAGTAAGGCAATGAAGTATTGGCTAGAAACAACACGGATAGAACTCATTTATTTACCTCCTTATTCCCCTAATCTAAACCCAATGGAAAGGGTGTGGAAGTTAATGAGAAAAGAAATAATCGACTATAATTACTACGAAGATTTCAATCAATTTAGGGCAAATGTCCTTTCCTTTTTTGAATATATTGCCGATTATAAAGACAAGTTAGAAACTCTAATAACTTGCCGATTTCATACGCCTATTTCTAAAACCAATTTTTATATAAGTATACAATGCTCTTTAATTCTATTGATTTTGCAATTTTTTTACCCATAG
- a CDS encoding Crp/Fnr family transcriptional regulator, with protein MNPIQILKEAIDKKAPHLWDKEIILSRNEVLVQTGSVDNWIYYVESGALRICVESENEIHTTRFAYHDSLVTVLDSFFRNIPTIYSIEAIRKSKVVRINATDFKNFLLSNNEYTNLWRILLEELVLQQLEREIDLLNNSPAERYKRVYERSPQLFQEIPHKYIAAYLRMTPETFSRLHSVK; from the coding sequence ATGAATCCAATACAAATTCTAAAAGAAGCCATAGACAAAAAAGCTCCCCATTTATGGGATAAAGAAATTATTTTATCAAGAAATGAAGTACTTGTCCAAACTGGAAGTGTTGATAATTGGATTTATTATGTCGAAAGTGGGGCATTACGAATTTGTGTCGAAAGTGAAAATGAAATTCATACTACTCGTTTTGCCTATCATGATTCGCTTGTTACAGTTTTGGATTCTTTTTTTAGAAATATTCCTACTATTTATTCTATTGAAGCAATCCGAAAATCAAAAGTAGTTCGAATCAATGCAACTGATTTTAAAAATTTTCTTTTATCAAATAATGAATATACAAATTTGTGGCGTATTTTATTAGAAGAACTTGTATTGCAACAACTAGAGAGAGAAATAGATTTATTAAATAATTCGCCTGCTGAACGTTATAAGCGTGTTTATGAGCGAAGTCCGCAACTTTTTCAAGAAATTCCTCACAAGTATATTGCTGCTTATCTTCGAATGACTCCTGAAACCTTTAGCCGTTTGCATTCAGTTAAATAA
- a CDS encoding DUF5004 domain-containing protein, whose protein sequence is MKYNLFFLYFLLFLVCSCKSTQNFKAAKIIGKWDLIELSKEIAIKNITKFEKIDSAIVENFEMDFKEDYTYTTKNDGKLGMFGEGGFWTLNQEKNTITMHSAKEIEDGDHVVFYLEMPTKKDLHFINYEEYKSGEHTTISKTTITLKRNKE, encoded by the coding sequence ATGAAATATAATTTATTTTTCCTGTATTTTCTCCTCTTTTTGGTATGTTCTTGCAAATCTACCCAAAACTTCAAAGCAGCAAAAATTATAGGAAAATGGGATTTAATTGAACTTAGCAAAGAAATCGCTATCAAAAATATTACTAAATTTGAAAAGATAGATTCAGCCATAGTAGAGAATTTTGAAATGGACTTTAAAGAAGATTACACTTACACTACAAAAAATGATGGTAAGCTTGGAATGTTTGGAGAAGGAGGGTTTTGGACTTTAAACCAAGAAAAAAACACCATTACGATGCATAGCGCAAAGGAAATTGAAGACGGCGACCACGTAGTATTTTATTTAGAAATGCCTACAAAGAAAGATTTGCATTTTATAAACTATGAAGAATATAAAAGTGGCGAACATACAACAATTTCAAAGACAACAATTACACTAAAAAGAAACAAAGAGTAA
- the glyA gene encoding serine hydroxymethyltransferase translates to MQRDTQIFDLIEQERQRQEHGIELIASENFVSPQVMEAMGSVLTNKYAEGLPKKRYYGGCEVVDKVEQLAIDRLKELFGAEWANVQPHSGAQANAAVMLAVLNAGDKILGFDLSHGGHLTHGSTVNFSGKLYEPHFYGVEKETGLIDWDKVEAKAKEVQPKLLICGASAYSREWDYARLRKIADSVGALLLADIAHPAGLIAGGILDNPLPHCHIVTSTTHKTLRGARGGIIMMGKDFENPYGIKTPKGQIRMMSSLLDSGVFPGTQGGPLEHVIAAKAVAFGEALKPEYKTYIKQVAKNAQAMAKAFVARDYKIISGGTDNHLMLIDLRNKDITGKKAENTLVQADITLNKNMVPFDDKSPFVTSGIRVGTAAITTRGMEEKDMERIVELIDKVLMNADDEKIIADVRAEINNWMKDFPLYKELEMSI, encoded by the coding sequence ATGCAACGAGATACTCAAATTTTTGATTTAATAGAACAAGAACGCCAACGCCAAGAACACGGCATTGAATTAATCGCTTCTGAAAACTTTGTTTCTCCTCAAGTAATGGAAGCAATGGGAAGTGTTTTGACAAACAAATATGCTGAAGGGTTACCAAAAAAACGTTATTATGGTGGTTGTGAAGTAGTTGATAAAGTAGAACAATTAGCTATTGACCGTTTGAAAGAACTTTTTGGTGCTGAATGGGCAAACGTACAACCTCACTCTGGCGCACAAGCAAATGCTGCTGTTATGTTAGCCGTTTTGAATGCAGGCGACAAAATTTTAGGCTTCGACCTTTCACATGGTGGACACCTTACACACGGCTCAACAGTTAATTTCTCTGGAAAATTATACGAGCCTCATTTTTATGGAGTAGAAAAAGAAACTGGTCTTATTGATTGGGACAAAGTAGAAGCTAAAGCAAAAGAAGTTCAACCAAAACTATTGATTTGTGGTGCTTCGGCTTATTCTCGTGAATGGGATTATGCTCGTTTGCGTAAAATTGCTGATAGTGTTGGTGCGCTTTTATTGGCTGATATTGCTCATCCTGCTGGACTTATTGCTGGTGGGATTTTGGATAATCCATTGCCTCATTGTCATATCGTAACTTCTACAACTCACAAAACTTTGCGTGGTGCTAGAGGTGGAATTATTATGATGGGAAAAGATTTTGAAAATCCTTATGGCATCAAAACACCAAAAGGACAAATAAGAATGATGTCTTCTTTATTGGATTCTGGAGTTTTTCCAGGTACACAAGGAGGTCCTTTAGAACACGTAATTGCAGCAAAAGCAGTTGCATTTGGCGAAGCTCTCAAACCAGAATATAAAACCTATATCAAGCAAGTTGCAAAAAATGCACAAGCGATGGCAAAAGCATTTGTAGCTAGAGATTACAAAATTATTTCGGGTGGAACTGACAATCATTTAATGCTTATTGACCTTCGCAATAAAGATATTACAGGCAAAAAAGCTGAAAATACATTAGTACAAGCTGATATTACACTCAATAAAAATATGGTTCCTTTTGATGACAAATCTCCTTTTGTTACTTCAGGAATTCGTGTCGGAACGGCTGCCATTACTACCCGTGGAATGGAAGAAAAAGACATGGAACGCATTGTTGAACTTATTGATAAAGTATTGATGAATGCAGATGATGAAAAAATAATTGCTGATGTTCGTGCAGAAATAAATAACTGGATGAAAGATTTTCCTTTGTATAAAGAATTGGAAATGAGTATTTAA
- the lysM gene encoding peptidoglycan-binding protein LysM, whose translation MGLFSFIKDAGAKVFGKKEEKQQAPNPQIAEHIQKEEAIEKSQLEGLRDEVLALNIPIENMNLVFGQSVTVTGKTKTNAEREKIILAVGNVEGVSIVEDRIEVEQPEPEAQFYTVKKGDSLSKIAGAFYDDVKAYPVIFEANKPMLKDPSLIYPGQVLRIPAK comes from the coding sequence ATGGGATTATTTTCATTCATTAAAGATGCAGGCGCAAAAGTATTTGGCAAAAAAGAAGAAAAACAACAAGCTCCTAATCCTCAAATTGCAGAGCATATACAAAAAGAGGAAGCAATAGAAAAATCACAGTTAGAAGGATTGCGAGATGAAGTTCTAGCTTTGAATATTCCTATCGAAAACATGAATCTAGTTTTTGGGCAATCTGTAACCGTAACAGGAAAAACAAAAACGAATGCAGAGCGTGAAAAAATTATTCTAGCTGTCGGAAATGTAGAAGGCGTTTCGATTGTAGAAGACAGAATTGAAGTAGAACAACCAGAGCCAGAAGCTCAATTTTATACTGTCAAAAAAGGCGATAGCTTGTCTAAAATTGCAGGAGCATTTTATGATGATGTAAAAGCATATCCAGTTATTTTTGAAGCTAATAAACCAATGCTTAAAGACCCAAGTTTGATTTATCCTGGTCAAGTATTGCGTATTCCTGCTAAATAA